From the genome of Longimicrobiales bacterium, one region includes:
- a CDS encoding VWA domain-containing protein: MTFERPDLLVALPAAVTILLLAVVLQWRRGVRLVRAYGGSDPARRLLGRRLEIFPVARTLVLVLVGSGLALAAAGPSRESSEPIEPPTPVDLIVAIDVSHSMTAADVDPSRVARARDALDRILEQGVADRVSLTLFADWPFGLVPLTDDADVISFFSPWVAPELVSTRDQGTSLASVFRHTRTVWEARPRNDGEPIVLIISDGEAHGSDPDVLDSVAVATEAGMRIWTAGVGTPQGAPLFVAGSEGAPVLDTDGRTVIAEFGPELLQSMAARGDGIYHDISTDGGIRSLVSALGRESGPSDTTADVPTDPVFWLFLACLGLLIVEAALDSGVLGRRAGSERAARDAETTHGPASTARGRAA, encoded by the coding sequence ATGACCTTCGAGCGACCCGATCTCCTCGTGGCGCTCCCTGCCGCCGTCACAATTCTGCTGCTCGCGGTCGTCCTCCAGTGGAGGCGGGGTGTCCGATTGGTCCGAGCATACGGTGGCTCGGATCCTGCCCGGCGCCTCCTCGGTCGCCGGCTCGAGATCTTCCCGGTGGCACGTACGCTGGTGCTCGTCCTCGTGGGCTCGGGACTGGCCCTGGCCGCAGCCGGACCCTCACGGGAGTCCTCCGAGCCGATTGAACCACCGACTCCGGTCGATCTGATCGTCGCGATCGACGTGTCGCATTCGATGACTGCTGCAGACGTTGACCCGTCGCGGGTCGCCCGGGCGAGAGATGCGCTCGACCGTATCCTAGAGCAAGGCGTCGCGGACAGAGTCTCGCTGACCCTGTTTGCGGACTGGCCCTTCGGTCTGGTGCCTCTGACAGACGACGCCGACGTCATTTCTTTCTTCTCTCCGTGGGTCGCTCCTGAGCTGGTGTCCACTCGTGACCAGGGCACCTCTCTTGCATCCGTTTTCCGGCATACACGTACCGTCTGGGAGGCTCGGCCGAGGAACGACGGCGAGCCGATCGTATTGATCATTTCGGACGGTGAGGCTCACGGATCCGACCCGGACGTCCTCGATTCCGTCGCAGTGGCGACCGAAGCTGGCATGCGGATTTGGACCGCGGGTGTAGGCACGCCGCAGGGTGCCCCCCTCTTCGTGGCCGGGTCCGAGGGAGCTCCTGTGCTGGACACGGACGGTCGCACCGTGATTGCCGAGTTCGGGCCGGAACTACTCCAGTCGATGGCCGCTCGGGGGGACGGGATCTATCACGACATCTCGACGGACGGTGGTATCCGCTCGCTCGTCTCGGCCCTTGGGCGCGAGAGCGGTCCGAGCGACACTACCGCTGATGTGCCCACAGACCCGGTATTCTGGCTCTTCCTGGCGTGCCTGGGCCTCCTGATCGTGGAGGCCGCCCTCGACTCAGGGGTGCTTGGCCGTCGCGCTGGATCGGAAAGGGCAGCGCGGGACGCTGAGACCACGCACGGTCCGGCCTCTACCGCGAGGGGCCGAGCGGCATGA